Proteins encoded by one window of Micromonospora coxensis:
- a CDS encoding sigma-70 family RNA polymerase sigma factor, giving the protein MTTATASTATDLEQFRVELTGYAYRMLGSIFDAEDAVQETMLRAWRGLDRFDGRASVRTWLYRIATNVCLDALRGRERRPLPTDLGDPSAPVAATLGVPAGQWLEPAPDTAVLPTPGDPAEVAVARESVRLAFVAALQHLPPRQRAVLILRDVLGWHAGEIAALLDTTVAAVNSALQRARATMGGRDATAPAPALDRAHLDLLDRYVRVFERYDIDALVGLLHEDAVHSMPPYAMWLRGAADIGRWLRGPGAGCRGSRLVEVTANGGPALAQYRPDPAGGHRAFSVQVLTIADGRITGFVHFLEPRLFPLFGLPARLAA; this is encoded by the coding sequence ATGACCACGGCCACGGCGAGCACGGCCACCGACCTGGAGCAGTTCCGCGTCGAGTTGACCGGCTACGCGTACCGGATGCTCGGCTCCATCTTCGACGCCGAGGACGCGGTGCAGGAGACCATGCTGCGGGCCTGGCGCGGGCTGGACCGGTTCGACGGGCGGGCCAGCGTGCGCACCTGGCTCTACCGGATCGCCACGAACGTCTGCCTGGACGCGCTGCGCGGGCGGGAGCGGCGGCCCCTGCCGACGGACCTCGGTGACCCGTCCGCCCCGGTGGCCGCGACGCTCGGCGTGCCGGCCGGTCAGTGGCTGGAGCCCGCTCCGGACACCGCCGTGCTGCCCACCCCCGGTGATCCGGCCGAGGTGGCGGTGGCCCGCGAGTCGGTCCGGCTGGCCTTCGTCGCCGCGCTGCAACACCTGCCGCCCCGGCAGCGGGCGGTGCTGATCCTGCGCGACGTGCTGGGCTGGCACGCCGGCGAGATCGCCGCGCTGCTCGACACCACCGTCGCGGCGGTCAACAGCGCGCTGCAACGGGCCCGGGCCACCATGGGCGGGCGGGACGCCACCGCACCGGCCCCGGCGCTGGACCGCGCGCACCTCGACCTGCTCGACCGCTACGTGCGGGTCTTCGAGCGCTACGACATCGACGCCCTGGTGGGCCTGCTGCACGAGGACGCCGTGCACAGCATGCCGCCGTACGCGATGTGGCTGCGCGGCGCGGCCGACATCGGCCGGTGGCTGCGCGGGCCCGGGGCCGGCTGCCGGGGCTCCCGGCTGGTGGAGGTGACGGCCAACGGCGGCCCGGCGCTGGCGCAGTACCGGCCCGACCCGGCCGGCGGGCACCGGGCGTTCTCCGTCCAGGTGCTGACGATCGCCGACGGGCGGATCACCGGGTTCGTCCACTTCCTCGAACCCCGGCTCTTCCCCCTGTTCGGCCTGCCGGCCCGGCTCGCCGCCTGA
- a CDS encoding glycosyltransferase 87 family protein, whose protein sequence is MAQGARRTAAQVVGVVVLAVAVAAFLSVAAVRHGFFDLKVYYGALDFWVHDDGEIYDYLKPGTQYGFTYPPFAALVMLPMAYLPWPAAITVSVAASVVVSTVLIWWLLDPVSRRAGWTRWFALAVALCLAAAYEPMRETVNFGQVNMLLLFLVAVDLLRLLPAGNRWAGVGIGLATAIKLTPGVFIVYLLVTRRWRAAFTSMAAAALATLVAAALFPDASREFWTSALWNTGRVGELAFVSNQSLRGVVARLDPEHPSTLAWLVLVLATLALWAWRCRAAAAVGDHATGLALTGALMCLVSPVTWVHHLVWLIPGLILLVDNAVAAPAGSRRRRALAGFAVVAYGLLCSRIVWAWEKDFTGLDGFLGSNTYVWISLALLVLLPIRRTASPAGHPGAGPAGPAGSAVEPADVPDLVEVHRGTPAGERHRVGGALPVG, encoded by the coding sequence GTGGCGCAGGGTGCCAGGAGGACGGCCGCCCAGGTCGTCGGGGTGGTCGTGCTCGCCGTCGCGGTGGCCGCCTTCCTCTCCGTGGCCGCCGTGCGGCACGGCTTCTTCGACCTGAAGGTCTACTACGGCGCGCTGGACTTCTGGGTCCACGACGACGGCGAGATCTACGACTACCTCAAGCCCGGCACCCAGTACGGCTTCACCTACCCGCCGTTCGCGGCGCTGGTCATGCTGCCGATGGCGTACCTGCCGTGGCCGGCGGCGATCACCGTGAGCGTGGCCGCCAGCGTGGTGGTCAGCACGGTGCTGATCTGGTGGCTGCTCGACCCGGTCTCCCGCCGGGCCGGCTGGACCCGCTGGTTCGCCCTGGCGGTGGCGCTCTGCCTGGCCGCCGCCTACGAGCCGATGCGCGAGACGGTGAACTTCGGCCAGGTCAACATGCTGCTGCTCTTCCTGGTCGCGGTGGACCTGCTGCGGCTGCTGCCGGCGGGCAACCGGTGGGCCGGGGTGGGTATCGGCCTGGCCACCGCGATCAAGCTGACCCCGGGCGTCTTCATCGTCTACCTGCTGGTCACCCGGCGGTGGCGGGCCGCGTTCACCTCGATGGCCGCCGCCGCGCTGGCCACCCTGGTCGCCGCCGCGCTCTTCCCGGACGCCTCGCGCGAGTTCTGGACCTCGGCGCTGTGGAACACCGGCCGGGTCGGCGAGCTGGCCTTCGTCTCCAACCAGTCGCTGCGCGGCGTGGTGGCCCGGCTGGACCCTGAGCACCCGAGCACCCTGGCCTGGCTGGTGCTGGTCCTGGCCACCCTGGCCCTCTGGGCGTGGCGCTGCCGGGCGGCGGCGGCCGTCGGCGACCACGCCACCGGGCTGGCGCTGACCGGCGCCCTGATGTGCCTGGTCAGCCCGGTGACCTGGGTGCACCACCTGGTCTGGCTGATCCCCGGGCTGATCCTGCTGGTCGACAACGCCGTGGCCGCGCCGGCGGGCAGCCGGCGGCGCCGCGCGCTGGCCGGGTTCGCGGTGGTCGCGTACGGGCTGCTGTGCAGCCGGATCGTGTGGGCCTGGGAGAAGGACTTCACCGGCCTCGACGGCTTCCTGGGCAGCAACACCTACGTCTGGATCAGCCTGGCGCTGCTGGTGCTGCTGCCGATCCGGCGTACCGCCTCGCCGGCCGGGCACCCGGGCGCCGGGCCGGCCGGGCCGGCCGGGTCAGCCGTCGAGCCGGCCGACGTACCGGACCTCGTCGAGGTGCACCGGGGGACGCCCGCCGGCGAGCGGCACCGGGTAGGTGGAGCGCTGCCCGTCGGCTGA
- a CDS encoding GNAT family N-acetyltransferase: protein MALGYVRPARPEDAGEIARIQLATWRVAYRRILPRHVLDNLDEAYLARRWSAAVQEPPSGAHRVLVAVEQAEQSYLVGFAASGPADAEALAPQEPAESLGEGVVAVTDLLVEPRWGRRGHGSRLLSALVEHWRADGFSRAVAWAFDGDEAIRKFLTSTGWEPDGAARALDVDDMLVPQLRLHVAVPTEPVTTD from the coding sequence ATGGCTCTGGGGTACGTCCGCCCGGCGCGTCCCGAGGACGCCGGCGAGATCGCACGAATCCAGCTCGCGACCTGGCGGGTCGCCTATCGCCGCATCCTGCCCCGGCACGTGCTCGACAACCTGGACGAGGCGTACCTGGCCCGGCGGTGGAGCGCGGCGGTGCAGGAGCCGCCCTCGGGCGCGCACCGGGTGCTGGTCGCCGTCGAACAGGCCGAGCAATCCTATCTGGTGGGGTTCGCCGCCTCCGGTCCGGCGGACGCCGAGGCGCTCGCGCCGCAGGAGCCGGCCGAGTCCCTGGGCGAGGGCGTGGTGGCGGTGACCGACCTGCTGGTCGAGCCGCGCTGGGGCCGGCGCGGGCACGGCAGCCGGCTGCTCTCGGCGCTGGTGGAGCACTGGCGCGCCGACGGCTTCTCCCGGGCCGTGGCCTGGGCGTTCGACGGCGACGAGGCGATCCGGAAGTTCCTCACCAGCACCGGCTGGGAGCCGGACGGCGCGGCCCGCGCGCTGGACGTCGACGACATGCTGGTCCCCCAGCTGCGGCTGCACGTCGCGGTCCCGACCGAGCCGGTCACCACCGACTGA
- a CDS encoding DUF2752 domain-containing protein, with product MSPLPGGTPAGGPTTAEAAPGPGPAEAPWPPPGAYPQVEPDRLTRFVLRVHERAPRWAVPLAALGCVGMGVAYALVSDPTRSAPDAAPSCLLKLTTGLDCPGCGGTRALWYVLHADLPAAARHHFVFVFALPFLAYLFVAWAGKQAFGWRLPELRISSPVIAGFLAVWFAFSVARNLPWAPFTSLYV from the coding sequence ATGTCACCGCTTCCCGGTGGCACCCCCGCGGGCGGGCCGACGACCGCCGAGGCCGCTCCGGGCCCCGGGCCGGCCGAGGCGCCCTGGCCGCCACCGGGGGCGTACCCCCAGGTCGAGCCGGACCGGCTCACCCGGTTCGTGCTGCGGGTGCACGAGCGGGCCCCCCGCTGGGCGGTGCCGCTGGCCGCCCTCGGCTGCGTCGGCATGGGCGTGGCGTACGCGCTGGTCAGCGACCCGACCCGGAGCGCGCCGGATGCCGCCCCGAGCTGCCTGCTCAAGCTCACCACCGGGCTGGACTGCCCGGGCTGCGGTGGCACCCGCGCCCTCTGGTACGTGCTGCACGCCGACCTGCCGGCCGCCGCCCGGCACCACTTCGTCTTCGTCTTCGCGCTGCCCTTCCTGGCGTACCTCTTCGTCGCCTGGGCGGGTAAGCAGGCGTTCGGCTGGCGTCTGCCCGAGCTGCGGATCAGCTCCCCGGTGATCGCCGGGTTCCTCGCCGTCTGGTTCGCCTTCTCGGTGGCCCGCAACCTGCCCTGGGCACCCTTCACGTCGCTCTACGTCTGA
- a CDS encoding S1 family peptidase, whose amino-acid sequence MDRRRMTAIGVVVAAAGLTAAVTLPSFAGENATPTAGGPAGTKATGGVAPEVVDAMSRDLRLSREQAVRRLTAERQATGTLGRLRAQLGADYAGAWLSADGATLTVAVADPAEAAKVEAAGAVPKQVQRGVSELDAVKSRLDSAGRQATPDIAGWYVDVATNSVVVLARPGAEEAGRRFAAASGAPAGAVRVTTSREQPRPLFDVRGGDAYFINDAGRCSVGFSVVGGFVTAGHCGRQGDRTTGANRVAQGTFAASSFPGDDWAFVRTNDQWTPQGVVNDFNGGVVPVNGATEAPVGASICRSGSTTGARCGVIQAKNATVNYPEGTVTGLTRTNVCAEPGDSGGAWLSGDQAQGVTSGGSGDCTVGGVTFFQPVNEILQRNNLTLVTANGQSAPADPPAGGDATAPPATTAPTAPPAGGGAETSVCTGDASRTGTISAGRSQAQPDGRWYVTQAGAQRACLDAPDGAQLVLELQRWTGVGFRTVARATTVDGIARLESDGAAGAYRYRVIAQSGSGEYTLAFSAN is encoded by the coding sequence ATGGACCGCAGACGGATGACAGCCATCGGCGTCGTGGTGGCGGCGGCGGGATTGACGGCGGCAGTGACCCTGCCGTCGTTCGCCGGCGAGAACGCCACCCCGACGGCCGGCGGACCGGCCGGGACGAAGGCCACCGGCGGGGTGGCCCCCGAGGTGGTGGACGCGATGAGCCGTGACCTGCGGCTCAGCCGTGAGCAGGCGGTGCGGCGGCTGACCGCCGAGCGGCAGGCCACCGGTACCCTCGGCCGGCTCCGCGCGCAGCTCGGCGCGGACTACGCCGGCGCCTGGCTGAGCGCCGACGGCGCGACGCTGACCGTGGCGGTGGCCGACCCGGCCGAGGCGGCGAAGGTCGAGGCGGCCGGCGCGGTGCCGAAGCAGGTGCAGCGCGGCGTCAGCGAGCTGGACGCGGTGAAGAGCCGCCTCGACTCCGCCGGCCGACAGGCCACCCCGGACATCGCCGGCTGGTACGTCGACGTGGCCACCAACTCGGTGGTGGTGCTCGCCCGGCCCGGCGCGGAGGAGGCCGGCCGCCGCTTCGCCGCGGCGTCCGGGGCCCCGGCCGGGGCGGTCCGGGTCACCACGTCCCGGGAGCAGCCGCGCCCGCTGTTCGACGTGCGCGGCGGCGACGCCTACTTCATCAACGACGCCGGCCGTTGCTCGGTCGGCTTCTCGGTGGTCGGCGGGTTCGTGACCGCCGGGCACTGCGGCCGGCAGGGCGACCGCACCACCGGCGCCAACCGGGTCGCCCAGGGCACCTTCGCCGCGTCCTCGTTCCCCGGCGACGACTGGGCGTTCGTGCGGACCAACGACCAGTGGACCCCGCAGGGCGTGGTGAACGACTTCAACGGCGGTGTCGTGCCGGTCAACGGCGCCACCGAGGCCCCGGTCGGCGCGTCCATCTGCCGCTCCGGCTCCACCACGGGCGCCCGCTGCGGCGTGATCCAGGCCAAGAACGCCACCGTCAACTACCCGGAGGGGACGGTCACCGGGCTGACCCGGACCAACGTCTGCGCCGAGCCCGGTGACTCGGGCGGCGCGTGGCTCTCCGGCGACCAGGCGCAGGGTGTCACCTCCGGCGGGTCGGGCGACTGCACCGTCGGCGGCGTGACCTTCTTCCAGCCGGTCAACGAGATCCTCCAGCGCAACAACCTGACCCTGGTCACCGCGAACGGCCAGTCCGCCCCGGCCGACCCGCCGGCCGGCGGCGACGCCACCGCCCCGCCGGCCACCACCGCCCCGACCGCACCGCCGGCCGGCGGCGGCGCGGAGACCTCGGTCTGCACCGGTGACGCCAGCCGGACCGGGACCATCTCCGCCGGCCGCTCCCAGGCCCAGCCGGACGGTCGCTGGTACGTGACCCAGGCCGGCGCGCAGCGCGCCTGCCTGGACGCCCCCGACGGCGCCCAGCTGGTGCTGGAACTCCAGCGCTGGACCGGCGTCGGCTTCCGCACCGTGGCCCGCGCCACCACCGTCGACGGCATCGCCCGGCTGGAGTCCGACGGCGCCGCCGGGGCGTACCGCTATCGGGTCATTGCCCAGAGCGGCTCCGGCGAGTACACCCTGGCGTTCTCCGCGAACTGA
- a CDS encoding winged helix-turn-helix domain-containing protein has translation MAAPESLSLAQARRVALAAQGFADPAPAGVPTRRHLRRVLDRVGLIQMDSVNVLQRAHYLPLYSRLGPYPTALLDTAAYRRPRELFEYWGHEASLVPVGLHAALRWRMARARTHAWGGMRRIAEEQPELVAWVRDEVAARGPLTAAEIEHDAPRETGNWGWNWSAVKRALEFLFWAGEVAAAERTTSFARRYDLPERVLPAAALAAPTPTDAEAYRTLVSVAARCLGVAAEAELRDYFRLPLAGARQAIAELVEAGELRPVAVQGWRQPAWLHAAARLPRRVRVATLVSPFDPLVWERARTERLFDFTYRIEIYVPAPQRVHGYYVLPFLHGERFAARVDLKADRRAGVLLVPAAWREPGVDEGETAVALAAELHRLAGWLGLDAVAPPAAGDLAAPLAAALKGVAGVP, from the coding sequence ATGGCCGCACCGGAATCGCTCTCCCTCGCCCAGGCCCGGCGGGTGGCGCTCGCCGCCCAGGGCTTCGCCGACCCGGCGCCCGCCGGCGTGCCCACCCGGCGGCACCTGCGCCGGGTGCTGGACCGGGTCGGCCTGATCCAGATGGACTCGGTGAACGTCCTCCAGCGGGCGCACTACCTGCCCCTCTACAGCCGGCTCGGGCCCTATCCGACGGCCCTGCTGGACACCGCCGCCTACCGCCGCCCCCGCGAGCTGTTCGAGTACTGGGGCCACGAGGCGTCGCTGGTGCCGGTCGGGCTGCACGCGGCGCTGCGCTGGCGGATGGCCCGGGCCCGCACCCACGCCTGGGGCGGCATGCGGCGGATCGCCGAGGAACAGCCGGAGCTGGTCGCCTGGGTACGCGACGAGGTGGCCGCCCGGGGGCCGCTCACCGCCGCCGAGATCGAGCACGACGCGCCCCGGGAGACCGGCAACTGGGGCTGGAACTGGTCGGCGGTCAAGCGGGCGCTGGAGTTCCTCTTCTGGGCCGGCGAGGTGGCCGCCGCCGAGCGGACCACCTCCTTCGCCCGCCGCTACGACCTGCCCGAGCGGGTGCTGCCGGCGGCGGCTCTGGCCGCGCCCACGCCCACCGACGCCGAGGCGTACCGCACGTTGGTGTCGGTGGCCGCCCGCTGCCTCGGGGTGGCCGCCGAGGCGGAGCTGCGCGACTACTTCCGGCTGCCGCTGGCCGGGGCCCGGCAGGCGATCGCCGAGCTGGTCGAGGCGGGGGAGCTGCGGCCGGTCGCCGTGCAGGGCTGGCGGCAGCCGGCCTGGCTGCACGCCGCCGCGCGGCTGCCCCGGCGGGTCCGGGTCGCCACCCTGGTCAGCCCCTTCGACCCGCTGGTCTGGGAGCGGGCCCGCACCGAGCGGCTCTTCGACTTCACCTACCGGATCGAGATCTACGTGCCCGCCCCGCAGCGGGTGCACGGCTACTACGTGCTGCCGTTCCTGCACGGCGAGCGGTTCGCCGCGCGGGTCGACCTCAAGGCCGACCGCCGGGCCGGGGTGCTGCTGGTGCCGGCGGCCTGGCGGGAGCCGGGCGTGGACGAGGGGGAGACGGCTGTCGCGCTCGCCGCCGAGCTGCACCGGCTCGCCGGCTGGCTCGGCCTCGACGCGGTGGCCCCGCCGGCCGCCGGGGACCTCGCCGCCCCGCTGGCCGCCGCGCTGAAGGGCGTGGCCGGTGTACCGTGA
- the dapA gene encoding 4-hydroxy-tetrahydrodipicolinate synthase: protein MTHDHPAAPDRGVSRPFGRLITAMVTPFAADGSLDLDGAVRLAAHLVDEQGNDALVLNGTTGESPTTTDAEKEALIRAVAEAVGDRARILAGVGTNDTRHTIELAVSAEKAGAHGLLVVTPYYNKPPQSGLLRHFTAVADATGLPVMLYDIPHRAGTEIATETLVRLAEHGRIVAVKDAKGDLTATSWVTSRSGLAFYSGEDSLTLPALAVGSVGVVGTSTHFTGVGTKQLIEAYEAGDHATALALHRRLLPLYTGIFRTQGVILVKAGLAAKGLPAGPVRPPLVEATADEIAQLRADCAAAGVDLP from the coding sequence ATGACGCACGACCACCCTGCCGCCCCCGACCGGGGCGTGTCGCGCCCGTTCGGCCGACTGATCACGGCCATGGTGACCCCGTTCGCCGCCGACGGGTCCCTCGACCTCGACGGCGCGGTACGCCTCGCCGCCCACCTCGTCGACGAGCAGGGCAACGACGCGCTGGTGCTCAACGGCACCACCGGCGAGTCGCCGACCACCACGGACGCGGAGAAGGAGGCCCTGATCCGGGCCGTCGCGGAGGCGGTCGGCGACCGGGCCAGGATCCTCGCCGGGGTGGGCACCAACGACACCCGGCACACCATCGAGCTGGCCGTGTCGGCCGAGAAGGCCGGCGCGCACGGCCTGCTGGTGGTCACCCCGTACTACAACAAGCCGCCGCAGAGCGGCCTGCTGCGCCACTTCACCGCGGTCGCCGACGCCACCGGCCTGCCGGTCATGCTCTACGACATCCCGCACCGGGCCGGCACGGAGATCGCCACCGAGACCCTGGTGCGGCTCGCCGAGCACGGCCGGATCGTCGCGGTGAAGGACGCCAAGGGCGACCTGACCGCGACCAGTTGGGTGACCAGCCGCAGCGGCCTGGCCTTCTACAGCGGCGAGGACTCGCTCACCCTGCCCGCCCTGGCGGTGGGCTCGGTCGGCGTGGTCGGCACCTCGACGCACTTCACCGGCGTGGGCACCAAGCAGCTGATCGAGGCGTACGAGGCGGGCGACCACGCCACCGCGCTGGCCCTGCACCGGCGGCTGCTGCCGCTGTACACCGGCATCTTCCGTACCCAGGGCGTGATCCTGGTGAAGGCGGGCCTGGCGGCCAAGGGCCTGCCGGCCGGACCGGTACGCCCGCCGCTGGTGGAGGCCACCGCCGACGAGATCGCCCAGCTGCGCGCCGACTGCGCCGCGGCGGGCGTGGACCTTCCCTGA
- a CDS encoding GNAT family N-acetyltransferase has protein sequence MLTIRREEPEDAEAIARVHIHGWQAGYAGIMPDEVLRRLNPLAWAQRRRDLGTADPEHPFTTLLAEVDGVPAGFTTFGPYRNEQDRDDLDPAYGEMLAMYVEPAHWGDGTARALLAAARDGLAARGWREYRLWVLEDNARARRFYERAGLSADGQRSTYPVPLAGGRPPVHLDEVRYVGRLDG, from the coding sequence ATGCTGACCATCCGCCGCGAGGAGCCGGAGGACGCCGAGGCGATCGCCCGGGTGCACATCCACGGCTGGCAGGCCGGCTACGCCGGCATCATGCCGGACGAGGTGCTGCGCCGACTCAACCCGCTGGCGTGGGCGCAGCGCCGGCGGGACCTCGGCACGGCCGACCCGGAGCACCCGTTCACCACCCTGCTGGCCGAGGTCGACGGGGTGCCGGCGGGGTTCACCACGTTCGGGCCGTACCGCAACGAGCAGGACCGCGACGACCTGGACCCGGCGTACGGCGAGATGCTGGCGATGTACGTGGAGCCGGCGCACTGGGGCGACGGCACCGCGCGGGCCCTGCTCGCCGCCGCCCGCGACGGCCTGGCGGCCCGGGGCTGGCGGGAGTACCGGCTCTGGGTGCTGGAGGACAACGCGCGGGCCCGCCGCTTCTACGAGCGGGCCGGCCTGTCAGCCGACGGGCAGCGCTCCACCTACCCGGTGCCGCTCGCCGGCGGGCGTCCCCCGGTGCACCTCGACGAGGTCCGGTACGTCGGCCGGCTCGACGGCTGA
- a CDS encoding ribonuclease J, translated as MTEAHFEGELPPPLPEGGLRIIPLGGLGAIGRNMTVFEYDGKLLVVDCGVLFPDVEQPGVDLILPDFGPILDRLGDVQAIVLTHGHEDHIGAVPYLLAHKPDIPLVGSQFTLALVEAKLAERRIQPYTLTVREGGRERLGPFECEFFAVNHSIPDALAVAIRTPAGLVLHTGDFKMDQLPLDGRITDLAGFARLGAEGVDLLLSDSTNAEIPGFVTPEREIGPVLDSIFAKAKGRIIVASFASHVHRVQQVFDSAIEHGRKVALIGRSMVRNMGIARDLGLLNIPPGLVVGLEEATTLPPEQIVLMSTGSQGEPMSALGRMASGDHRHITIAPGDTVVLASSLVPGNETSVYRVINRLARAGAVVVHKDVAKVHVSGHAPAGELLYLLNVVRPSNLMPVHGEWRHLRAHARLGIESGVAPDRVVLCEDGDVVDLVEGRASLVGHVKSRYVYVDGLAVGDVSESLLTERRILGDGGFIATTVVVDSVTGKVVGGPTVSAKGFSEDPEAFNPVVPLVTEALNRAAADGITDPHQLQQIVRRTVGRWVNDAYRRRPMIVPTVVEV; from the coding sequence GTGACCGAGGCGCACTTCGAGGGTGAGCTGCCCCCGCCGCTGCCGGAGGGCGGCCTGCGGATCATCCCGCTCGGCGGGCTCGGCGCCATCGGTCGGAACATGACCGTCTTCGAGTACGACGGCAAGCTGCTCGTCGTCGACTGCGGGGTGCTCTTCCCCGACGTCGAGCAGCCCGGCGTGGACCTGATCCTGCCCGACTTCGGCCCGATCCTGGACCGGCTGGGCGACGTGCAGGCGATCGTGCTCACCCACGGCCACGAGGACCACATCGGCGCGGTGCCGTACCTGCTCGCCCACAAGCCCGACATCCCGCTGGTCGGATCCCAGTTCACCCTGGCGCTGGTCGAGGCGAAGCTGGCCGAGCGGCGGATCCAGCCGTACACGCTGACCGTGCGGGAGGGCGGCCGGGAGCGGCTCGGCCCGTTCGAGTGCGAGTTCTTCGCGGTGAACCACTCGATCCCGGACGCCCTCGCGGTGGCCATCCGCACCCCGGCCGGCCTGGTGCTGCACACCGGCGACTTCAAGATGGACCAGCTCCCGCTGGACGGCCGGATCACCGACCTGGCCGGTTTCGCCCGGCTCGGCGCCGAGGGCGTGGACCTGCTGCTGTCGGACTCCACCAACGCGGAGATCCCCGGCTTCGTCACCCCGGAGCGGGAGATCGGGCCGGTCCTCGACTCGATCTTCGCGAAGGCCAAGGGGCGGATCATCGTCGCCTCGTTCGCCTCGCACGTGCACCGGGTGCAGCAGGTCTTCGACTCGGCGATCGAGCACGGCCGCAAGGTGGCGCTGATCGGCCGGTCGATGGTCCGCAACATGGGCATCGCCCGCGACCTCGGCCTGCTCAACATCCCGCCCGGCCTGGTCGTCGGGCTGGAGGAGGCCACCACCCTGCCGCCCGAGCAGATCGTGCTGATGTCCACCGGCTCGCAGGGCGAGCCGATGAGCGCCCTGGGCCGGATGGCCAGCGGCGACCACCGGCACATCACCATCGCGCCCGGCGACACCGTGGTGCTGGCCAGCTCGCTGGTGCCCGGCAACGAGACCTCCGTCTACCGGGTGATCAACCGGCTGGCCCGGGCCGGCGCGGTGGTCGTGCACAAGGACGTGGCCAAGGTGCACGTCTCCGGCCACGCCCCCGCCGGTGAGCTGCTCTACCTGCTCAACGTGGTCCGCCCGAGCAACCTGATGCCGGTGCACGGCGAGTGGCGGCACCTGCGCGCCCACGCCCGGCTCGGCATCGAGTCCGGCGTCGCGCCGGACCGGGTGGTGCTCTGCGAGGACGGCGACGTGGTCGACCTGGTCGAGGGGCGCGCCAGCCTGGTCGGGCACGTGAAGAGCCGCTACGTCTACGTCGACGGCCTCGCCGTCGGTGACGTCAGCGAGTCGCTGCTCACCGAGCGGCGCATCCTCGGCGACGGCGGCTTCATCGCCACCACCGTGGTGGTCGACTCGGTCACCGGCAAGGTGGTCGGCGGGCCGACCGTCTCGGCGAAGGGCTTCTCCGAGGACCCGGAGGCGTTCAACCCGGTGGTCCCGCTGGTCACCGAGGCGCTCAACCGGGCCGCCGCGGACGGCATCACCGACCCGCACCAGCTCCAGCAGATCGTCCGGCGCACCGTCGGGCGCTGGGTCAACGACGCGTACCGCCGGCGTCCGATGATCGTCCCCACGGTCGTCGAGGTCTGA
- the thyX gene encoding FAD-dependent thymidylate synthase translates to MVQPQVKLIAWTQFQAPDDVPWQTDAEGGQALAEFAGRACYQSWKKPNPATATNAGYLAHILEVGHLSVLEHGSVSFYFTGVSRSFTHELIRHRHFSYSQLSQRYVPERDAAMVEPAVIAEDPELHKKFVEAAEASVRAYTELLEGLEQRFTDEPNPTLRRKQARQAARAVLPNATETRIVVTGNYRAWRHFIAMRATEHADVEIRELAVECLRQLQQVAPNVFTDFVISTLPDGTEVASSPHAEWS, encoded by the coding sequence ATGGTGCAGCCCCAGGTCAAGCTGATCGCGTGGACCCAGTTCCAGGCCCCGGACGACGTGCCGTGGCAGACCGACGCCGAGGGCGGCCAGGCCCTGGCGGAGTTCGCCGGCCGGGCCTGCTACCAGAGCTGGAAGAAGCCGAACCCGGCGACCGCCACCAACGCCGGCTACCTGGCGCACATCCTGGAGGTCGGGCACCTGTCGGTGCTGGAGCACGGCTCGGTGAGCTTCTACTTCACCGGAGTCTCCCGCTCCTTCACCCACGAGCTGATCCGGCACCGGCACTTCTCGTACTCGCAGCTCTCCCAGCGCTACGTCCCCGAGCGGGACGCGGCCATGGTCGAGCCCGCCGTGATCGCCGAGGACCCGGAGCTGCACAAGAAGTTCGTCGAGGCCGCCGAGGCCAGCGTCCGGGCGTACACCGAGCTGCTGGAGGGGCTGGAGCAGCGCTTCACCGACGAGCCCAACCCGACGCTGCGGCGCAAGCAGGCCCGGCAGGCGGCCCGGGCGGTGCTGCCCAACGCCACCGAGACCCGGATCGTGGTCACCGGCAACTACCGCGCCTGGCGGCACTTCATCGCCATGCGCGCCACCGAGCACGCCGACGTGGAGATCCGCGAGCTGGCGGTGGAGTGCCTGCGCCAGCTCCAGCAGGTCGCCCCGAACGTCTTCACCGACTTCGTGATCTCCACCCTGCCCGACGGCACCGAGGTGGCGAGCAGCCCGCACGCCGAGTGGTCCTGA